Proteins from one Triticum aestivum cultivar Chinese Spring chromosome 7A, IWGSC CS RefSeq v2.1, whole genome shotgun sequence genomic window:
- the LOC543315 gene encoding profilin-1, with amino-acid sequence MSWQTYVDDHLCCEIDGQHLTSAAILGHDGSVWAESPNFPKFKPEEIAGIVKDFEEPGHLAPTGLFLGGTKYMVIQGEPGVVIRGKKGTGGITIKKTGMALILGIYDEPMTPGQCNLVVERLGDYLVEQGF; translated from the exons ATGTCGTGGCAGACGTACGTCGACGACCACCTGTGCTGCGAGATCGACGGCCAGCACCTCACCTCCGCCGCCATCCTCGGCCACGACGGCAGCGTCTGGGCCGAGTCCCCCAACTTCCCCAAG TTCAAGCCTGAGGAGATTGCTGGCATCGTTAAAGACTTTGAAGAACCTGGACACCTTGCACCAACTGGTCTTTTCCTTGGAGGCACAAAGTACATGGTCATCCAAGGTGAACCTGGGGTTGTCATCCGAGGAAAGAAG GGCACCGGTGGCATTACTATCAAGAAGACCGGCATGGCCCTGATTCTTGGTATCTACGATGAGCCCATGACTCCTGGCCAGTGCAATTTGGTCGTGGAGAGGCTCGGCGACTACCTGGTCGAGCAGGGTTTCTAA